The sequence CCCATGAACAGGCGCCGGGCGGCATCAGGCGGGATCAATGCGGAAGGCACGGGTCAGAGCTGGGAATCGAATTCCACCCGGTCGCGCCCCAGGTTCTTCGCACGGTACAGCGCCACGTCCGCGCGCGCCAGCAGCGATCCGGCATTGGCGTCCGCATCATGGACCTGGGCCACGCCCAGGCTGACCTTCACGTAGAACGGCGTGCCGTCCGGCCGGCTCACGGGCTCGGCCTTGATCGCGTTGCGCAGGTTCTCGGCCACGCTCACGGCTTCGTGCCCATGGGTCTCCGGGAGCACCACCAGGAATTCCTCCCCGCCGATGCGGCCCACCTGGTCGCTCCCCCGCAGCCGCCCGAGCAGGATCATGCCGAAGGTCTGCAGCACGAGATCGCCCGTGGCATGGCCATAGGTGTCATTGACGGCTTTGAAGAAATCCAGGTCCGCGAGGATCACGGAGAGGGGCCGCTTGTAGCGCCGCGCCAGGTCGAAATGCTTCTCCAGGTGGCCCAGCACCGTCGCGCGGTTGCCCACGCCGGTCAGGGGGTCCACGGTGGTCTGGGTCAGGACCACTTCGTGGTAGTGGCGTTCCATGTCGTCCAGGCGCTTGAGCTTGAAGGCGTGGCTGCCGACCCGGATCACGTCGCCGTTGTTCAGCTCCGTGGGCTCGGCGCCGGCCACCAGGCGTTTTCCGTTCACGAAGGTGCCATTGGTGGAGCCCAGATCCTGGAGCGTCACCGAAACCGCCTGCCCCTCGTCCATCACCACATCGATCCTCGAGTGCAGGCGGCTCACCTCGGCCTCGGCCAGGCAGATGTCGTTTTCCGCGGAGCGGCCGATGACCATGCCCTTGGGGCGCAAGGTGATGACTTCGCCGATGGGATGCCCCACGTAGCGGATCAGCGCCCATTCCTCGAAAGGGGAATTCGAGCGCAGATAGGCCGAGCTGGCCGCCATGGTGGCGCCATCCAGGTCGAAGGTGTTGTCTTGGGTCGGGCGTTTCGGATCCATGCCGTTGTGGGGGAATACGCCAAGGGTAGCACCTCAAGGATTTCGGAGGCCCGAAGGATTGCCACCCCAGGCCGGCCTGCATCGGCCATGGATTCGGCAAAAACTTCCTGGCTTCCCAGGTCCGGAATCTGTCGTACCTTCAATTCAATTCCCAGGAGGTCCATTGGCGCCGCGTCCCCCGGAGATGCTCGAGGCTTTGTATGTGCACGCCTTCCAGTTCATGGGGGTGCTGGATGCCGGGGGAAGGGTGCTGACGACCAATCCCTCCGCCTTGGAGATCATCGGGATAGGGGAGGAAGAAGTCATCGGCCAGCCCTTCTGGGAAACGCCCTGGTGGTCCCACGATCCCAGGGCCCAGGCGGACGTGAAGGACGCCATCGCGAAGGCTTCCGCCGGGAGCTTCGTCCGCCTGGAAGCGACCCACCTTGGCGTGGACGGGAAGGTGCGGGTGGTGGATTTTTCCCTGACGCCCTTCAGGGACGGATCGGGGCAGGTCCGCTGGCTCTTCCCCGAAGGGCGGGACGTCACGGACCGCAAGCAGGCCGAGCAGGCCCTCCGGGAAAGCGAGGAGAAATTCCGCCAGATCTACCAGAGAAGCTACGACGGAATCCTGCTCCTCGACGGGGACCGGTTTGTGGACTGCAACCCGGCGGTGCTGGAGATGATGCGCTGCAGCGAGCCGGAATTGATGCGGATGCACCCCTGGGAACTCTCGCCACCCGCCCAGCCTGACGGCCGCCCCAGCCCCGAAAAGGCCCTCGAGATGATCCGCCTGGCCCATGCGAAGGGCGGCCACCGTTTCGAATGGATGCACCGGCGGACCGATGGGGAGGACTTCCCCGTGGAGGTCACCCTCACGCCCTTCCCGCTCAGCGGCCGGGAGATGCTCTACACCACCTGGCGGGACATCACCGACCGGAAGCGCGAGGAGCGGGAACGCATGGCCTTGGAGCGCCAGGTCCTGCATGCGCAGAAGCTGGAGAGCCTGGGCATCCTTGCGGGAGGCATCGCCCACGACTTCAACAACCTCATGACGGCGATGATGGGCCACCTCGACCTGGCGGCGCTCGAGCTGCCCGAAGGCCACAAGGCCCTGGGCCACATCCGGATCATGGAGGGCATCCTGGGGCGGGCCACGGACCTGACGCGGCAGATGCTCGCCTATTCAGGCAGGGGCCGCTTCATCGTAGGCCCGACGGATCTGAGCACAGTGGCCCGCGAGATGGCGACGCTGCTGTCCGCGTCCCTCTCGAAAAAGGTCGGCCTGGAGCTGGAACTGCCCGGGGATCTGCCGTCGCTGGAGGGCGATGCGGCCCAGCTTCAGCAGGTGCTGCTGAATCTGGTCACCAATGCCTCGGACGCCATCGGGGACCAGCCTGGACGCATCCGGATCGCCACCGGGCTGGCCAGGCTGGATTCCGAGGACGCCGCGGGCCTCCGCGCGGAGCTTCCGCCCAGGCCAGGGGACTATGTGTTCCTTGAAGTCAGCGACACCGGGTGC comes from Holophagaceae bacterium and encodes:
- a CDS encoding PAS domain S-box protein; protein product: MAPRPPEMLEALYVHAFQFMGVLDAGGRVLTTNPSALEIIGIGEEEVIGQPFWETPWWSHDPRAQADVKDAIAKASAGSFVRLEATHLGVDGKVRVVDFSLTPFRDGSGQVRWLFPEGRDVTDRKQAEQALRESEEKFRQIYQRSYDGILLLDGDRFVDCNPAVLEMMRCSEPELMRMHPWELSPPAQPDGRPSPEKALEMIRLAHAKGGHRFEWMHRRTDGEDFPVEVTLTPFPLSGREMLYTTWRDITDRKREERERMALERQVLHAQKLESLGILAGGIAHDFNNLMTAMMGHLDLAALELPEGHKALGHIRIMEGILGRATDLTRQMLAYSGRGRFIVGPTDLSTVAREMATLLSASLSKKVGLELELPGDLPSLEGDAAQLQQVLLNLVTNASDAIGDQPGRIRIATGLARLDSEDAAGLRAELPPRPGDYVFLEVSDTGCGIAPEFQTRIFDPFFSTKDAGRGLGLSALLGILRAHQGALGMDSVPGEGTTFRLYFPSAGRHVTAKAEAVEIQTALPPGLRVLLVDDEENIRTATRHLLESMGCQVAVAGDGVEAIEKLASSEPCSIVILDLMMPRMDGRQTLAVLQKDHPDLPVVLCSGYSEQEILGEWNGVFLAKPYTREKLKAALLRALADRS
- a CDS encoding GGDEF domain-containing protein, whose amino-acid sequence is MDPKRPTQDNTFDLDGATMAASSAYLRSNSPFEEWALIRYVGHPIGEVITLRPKGMVIGRSAENDICLAEAEVSRLHSRIDVVMDEGQAVSVTLQDLGSTNGTFVNGKRLVAGAEPTELNNGDVIRVGSHAFKLKRLDDMERHYHEVVLTQTTVDPLTGVGNRATVLGHLEKHFDLARRYKRPLSVILADLDFFKAVNDTYGHATGDLVLQTFGMILLGRLRGSDQVGRIGGEEFLVVLPETHGHEAVSVAENLRNAIKAEPVSRPDGTPFYVKVSLGVAQVHDADANAGSLLARADVALYRAKNLGRDRVEFDSQL